One genomic segment of Misgurnus anguillicaudatus chromosome 25, ASM2758022v2, whole genome shotgun sequence includes these proteins:
- the LOC129425380 gene encoding uncharacterized protein has protein sequence MVGDSVGRLKSLFKESIHIHDENPARYRLNTTTDNLNQSKSYRKISFGERDEKKRHKIILMVGETGTGKTTLINAMINYICGVKREDKVWFEITDDQSDRSSVHSQTSDVIIYGVYLQETSVDLTIIDTPGYGDTRGADRDIEIAEHLLRLCTSEDVISEINAVCFVMKADQNRLTDRQEYIFDAVQSLFGKDIVDNIVLLFTHSTGVRPKNALTAVKEAEVKCAVDEMNQPIYFLFNNCQEETFDEEEQTIQDQAWDLSYKGITEFFKFLDMIQPKTLELTHDVLIIQQQFRPNISKLQSHVQKMKEKQNKLKQTEEDLEKHKQHIKENNNFEYEVEVPYKGKVDIDPAVAYDATCCTVCEENCHYPGCWWVTPLSMCYMMKNNHCTVCTNKCHYSKHVKEDKIYETKKNIETRTKEDLKKKYDDKIKDRLSMINKLKEELQELEKEKIKLVIEAYNCVKSLEMIALNTYSLFTLQHMEFLIEKMKEIKEPEKAKALEDIKRK, from the exons ATGGTGGGGGACAGTGTTGGCAG ATTAAAGAGCCTCTTTAAGGAAAGCATCCACATTCACGATGAAAATCCTGCTAGATATCGTCTAAATACAACAACAGATAATCTGAATCAATCTAAGTCCTACAGAAAAATCAGCTTTGGTGAAAGAGACGAAAAGAAACGTCATAAAATCATACTGATGGTGGGAGAAACAGGCACTGGAAAAACAACTCTCATTAATGCTATGATCAACTACATCTGTGGTGTTAAGAGAGAAGACAAAGTTTGGTTTGAGATCACAGACGATCAGAGCGACAGATCATCAGTTCACAGTCAGACCTCTGATGTCATTATCTATGGTGTTTATTTACAAGAAACTTCAGTTGATTTAACAATCATTGATACACCAGGATATGGAGACACTCGTGGAGCTGATCGTGATATAGAGATTGCAGAGCATTTATTACGTTTATGTACATCTGAAGATGTGATCAGTGAAATCAATGCAGTGTGTTTTGTGATGAAGGCAGATCAAAATCGACTCACTGACAGACAAGAATACATATTTGATGCGGTTCAGTCTTTATTTGGTAAAGATATTGTTGATAACATTGTGTTACTCTTCACACACTCAACTGGTGTTCGCCCTAAAAATGCCCTGACAGCCGTCAAAGAAGCTGAAGTCAAGTGTGCTGTAGATGAGATGAATCAGCCGATCTATTTTCTGTTTAACAACTGTCAGGAAGAAACATTTGATGAAGAAGAACAAACAATCCAGGATCAAGCATGGGATCTTAGTTATAAAGGAATCACAGAATTTTTTAAGTTTCTTGACATGATACAACCTAAAACCTTGGAGTTGACTCACGACGTTTTGATAATACAGCAACAATTTCGGCCAAACATCTCCAAACTACAATCCCATGTTCAAAAGATGAAAGAAAAGCAAAATAAGCTGAAACAAACTGAAGAAGATCTagaaaaacacaagcaacatatcaaagaaaataataattttgaataTGAAGTTGAAGTGCCCTACAAAGGAAAGGTTGATATTGATCCTGCTGTAGCTTATGATGCAACCTGCTGCACCGTCTGTGAGGAGAACTGTCACTATCCTGGATGCTGGTGGGTGACTCCACTCTCAATGTGTTATATGATGAAAAATAATCACTGCACAGTCTGCACAAATAAATGTCACTACAGCAAACATGTCAAAGAAGacaaaatatatgaaacaaagaaaaatattgagACAAGAACTAAAGAAGATTTAAAGAAGAAATATGatgacaaaataaaagaccGTCTCTCTATGATCAATAAGCTGAAGGAAGAACTACAGGAattagagaaagagaaaatcaaGCTGGTGATTGAAGCTTACAACTGTGTGAAGTCTCTGGAGATGATCGCACTCAACACATATTCTCTGTTCACACTTCAGCAC